AGCAAGAAAACTACCAAAAGCTGGTTACAACTAACGGTTAATTGTATAACGCAAATATAAAGTGCAGTGTAACAGTACCGGTTGTAAAATGGATTAAAATCTCAATAAATAAAAACGCAAGCACGTGACAACGAAAAAAGTTTCAGTacagaaaaaacaaaagaaatttggATTAACGCTgatactaaaagaaaatttcgtttGTTCATATGATGTtaaacaaatacaaatatttttttttaaatatctgaaAACAAACAATTTCTTAAATAGgataaaacaaaaatagttaatgctacaattaaaaacaaaaaaactgaacAACCAAAAAATTGCCAGCCGTGATTCGGTATGACAACCACGTTAACGCTGCTTAATATGCATTTGTCATTCATCAGTTCATTGTCTCACTTCTTGCTGTTTGTTATGTCATATTCTACAAGTGCTATTCGCGtttcgtattaaaaaaaaattatttatttaagttgGTTATCTTACACTAGTATGCAATTATCCACAAAAGACATGCGAAACCCTGAATCACCTGAATTACCCCCACCTGCTCCTCGGAACCAGGAAGAGCCTACATTGGATGTCATATTAATACGTTTAGGTGAATTTGGACGTTTTCAGCTCACAGTGTTTTTTCTAACTTGCCTCCCAATGCTCATGAATGCTGTGTCGTCAGTTACATTCGTTTTCACAGCTGGAAATGTGGCGCACAGGTGAGCTGAAGCATTAATCTAGGATTTGCACTTATAATAGTAGAAGTGAAACTTCTTTGAGCAGTATACATATGTTTacggttttgtttatttttctgtaATAGCATATTCTACTCATAGGCAGCAGTCACTTTCCTAAGTACCGTCTGGAGACAAGGTTTCATAAACCGCTTTCAGCTGATTCATATTTTATACTTTAAATCAGTCCCACGAAACTTCATTGTGATAGTGAAATAGGTAGCAACCCAATACACTGTATCGATTAAAGCTACTACTACAGCCTTCTGCGTTTCATATTTTATAAGTATCCATGTGAGCAAAATATGGGCATCCGAGCAAAATATGGCAAAAATAAAGCCCCTGAGAACAATATAATAGCTCAGTACGTCTTCCTGACTTAGCTATTATCTTCCAAGCTAAAGTTCTGGGTATAGAGACGGCTTGTACGCTTCCGTTGACGCGGTGAGAGTACGCGCGATATGCATTTCCTCAGAGAGTCAAACAGCGCTCATGCGCTTAACACTTCGTCTAAGGCCATTAAGAGCTGCAACAGTTCGCTTCATGCCGCAGTTAACATCTCAAACATCACGCTTATATGGGTGCTTAACGCATAAACATTGAGGGTAGCAAGAAGGCAGACGAACTTGCAAAGCCAGCGGCACTGTACATAAATAGGAGATCCCAGACAATAGCTCAACGACCAAAAGCAAACGGAAGCCTTCCTAGCTCTGCCCTTCACATTAGGTTTGCATGAAACTTTGCAGTCAGCAATAATATCAAGGTTCCTAGGAAAGCGTCTGTAAAACTTCTACAATTGAATCGACGAAGTTCAGATATCTTGTAACTTCCAGTTCAATGTATTCAGAAAATTCCCCTGAAAAGAGTGCCAAGCCGTCAGCATTGGTAACCACTGGGCAGCCGAAATCTACTCGGTCTTATATCAGGTGCTTCACAACCACCACCCAAGGCAGGGGATATAGCACACCACCTTGTGTCGTTCCCTTCTCAACCTAATCTGAGCCGTTGCTCCGACCCTCACCACTGTGACCATTCTGTCACTCAGCAGGCTGATGCTTAAACAGCAGAGTCGATACAACTTCAGGCGATAGATATTGTTAAAGGTTACTTCGTACTCAAGAAAGGCGACCAGCACTAATTCTTTCAATACATCAGTTTGACAACCGATTGAAGATCCCATTCTGTAGAGTTGCGTTAGGGTGATGAAAACTGCTCTCGAGGTCAATGAGGCATTCCAGCTTTTTTAAAAGCATCGACAACAGGCTGGGAGAGACGAGAAATCATCTTCCAATGCCGCTATGTCAGCCATTAACCAGGAAATAAAATACTTTAGTTGAGTTCAATCTCTAAGTTTTAGGGTTTATTAAACTGAGGAGTGTCTTTCCCAGTCTTTTCGATTGAGAATGAACGATTCCGCCTTAAGTGAAAGGATGCGTTGCTCAGATAACCATCGTGTTGGCGAAATTTGTTGAACCAGGCGCTCAGACCTCAAGTAATCCAAAATTCTTTAGTTTTTGAAAACACTTTAGGTTTGAGTacagatacaattttttttgcgtgataaatacaaatttttctctCCTCAGATGCAACATCAGCGAATGTGATGGGCCAGACAGTGCATACGATGATGCATGGACGAAGTTTGCAATTCCAATGAAGAATCATGATCCTGATCAATGTCAGCGTTATGTGCCTAGGTCTATTTCGAATTGGACTAAGCCACGCGAAGGCGAGCAATATTGTACGGCTGATAGTTTTGATAGCAAAGTGTTGCAGAATTGTCCATCGAATAATTTCGTGTTTAGAGATGAGGAACTGACGATATCAAATGATGTGAGTATGAAACGGATTGTAATCTTTAAATTTCTTTCCTTTTCTGGTTGCGGAAAAGGTTCAGCGGAAGATGTGAAGTCAATATCCTCAAGGTATATTACAATATATTCAGAAATCTTGTTGATTCTAAAAAATGGTCTTATCTATTTCCAAAGGAGTCCAGTTACCTTATTTTATAACAATCCTACAGAAACAGCGAATGCTTTAAGATATGAAGCACCTGCTTCCAGTGATCCTCCCATGCGTGTGGCaatggattttattttttacttcctAAACAGTGAGTAGGACCCCTTCTCATAATTCAAACGTTGCTGATGTTTTGGGATCTTCTGAAACCACAAATATCATGCAAAAGTTGAATCCCGAATGCGCTCGAGCAGCTGAAAGCATTCGAACTGGCAAAAGGATTATTTAAAGACCACAATTTGGGTTTACGGATGAATTACGGAATAGAAGCTTTCCGAAAGTTTTGCGTGGTGTTGCTGTTGACTATTTCGGAATTTGATAAGATTACTACGAGCCTCCTAGATCAGCATTAGTTAGTGATACACCATTGGAATTAAAGGACATGATGTCTGGCATAGGACTAGGTTATATGGTCAATTTGTATGTGCAAACCTTCGAGATGGACAATACGTCGCCATACACGTTGTATATTCATCTATACAACCACTTTCCTGTCCATTTTCCTGGATGTCCATCCATAGACTCTATCATAACTGtgcattataaaaaattatagtCGTTCCATCCATTCGTTCATTCAAACCCACTcccttttcatttcattccatttacttacttacttaattggcgtttaaccgtctaaatggttatggccgtccaacaaggcgcgccagtcgctccttcgctccgccaaccggcgccaattggtcacaccaagggagtttaaatcgttttccacctggtccttccaacggagtgggggccgccctctacctctgcttccataggcgggttccggtagaaacactttcttggccggagcatcatctttcattcgcataacatggcctagccagcgcagccgctgcgttttaatttgctgggctatgttgatgtctgcgtatagctcgtacagctcatcattaaatcttcttcggtactcatcatcgccaacgcgtaggggtccataaatctttcgaagaacttttctctcgaaaactcccaaagccgctgcatctgctgttgtcatggtccatgcttctgccccatatagcaggacgggtacgataagtgacttttaaagtatgattttcgttcgccgagagaggactttacttttcaattgcctacctagtccaaagtagcatttattggcaagattgattctttgctggatttcagtgttgatgctggttcccaaataaacgaagtcttttactatttcgaaattatggctgccaacagtagcgtagttgccaaggcgcatatgcgctgactctttgctcgatgacagcaggtacttcgttttgtcctcattcaccttcaaacccatctttaccgcttctttttccagtttggagtaagcagagctaacagcgcgggtgtttaggccgatgatatcaatgtcatcagcatatggcagtaattgcacgcttttatagtatattgttccagtgcggttaagttatgcggctagtataattttctccagcatcaaattaaagaaatcgcacgatagggggtcatcctgtctgaaacctcgtttagtttcgaacggctcggagaggtccatcccaattctgactgagctgatggtgttgctcagcgtcattttgcacagccgtataagttttgcggggaaaccaaattcagacatagcggcatataggcagctcctttttgtgctgtcgaaggtggcttcaaagtcgacgaagaggtgatgtgtgtcgattcttttttcacgggttttttcctagatttggcgcattgtgaaaatctcgtagatggtagatttaccaggtctgaagccgcactgataaggtccaatcagccggttcacggtgggcttcaatctttcgcacagtacacttgaaagggccttatatgcgatattgagaagttggggcattttgcagtatcgccctttttgtggactgggcaaagaacacttagattccaaccgtcgggcatgcactcttccgcccatattttgctaagaagctgctgcatgcgacttaccaactccttgccgccgtacttgaatagctccgcaggcaatccatcagcgcccacggccttgttgtttttcaatctggttattgctattctaacttcgtcataatcgggcggggggacatatattccatcatcatcgattgcgggatcgggttcttcatctctgcgcgctgaattgctgcctccatttaggagaacagagaagtgttccctccataatctaagcactctctggacatcagttacaaggtcgccgttttcattcctacaggagtttgccccggtcttaaaaccttccgtctgtcgccgtattttttggtagaattttcgggcgttattcctggtggctagcagctcaagctcctcgcactcacgcctttctgcttctgcttttttcttcctgaaaaggcgtctcgcttcccttttcaactcacgatagcgttcacacactcctcttgtcgcgctcgcttttaacgtagccctgtaggcagcgtcttttctttcagttgcaacgcggcattcttcatcgtaccagttgttttttcgtggtcgccggtagcCAATTTTTTCcccggcggcagtacgaagtgctttggaaatatgctcccactgctcctgtattccttcaggatgagttttgctctcagagagcaggtgtgagagtcgagttgcgaaatcattggcactctgttgtgattgaagcttttcgacgtctagcttcccttgtgttttttgttccttggttttagccgcgttgaggcgggtgcgtattttggctgcaacgagataatggtccgagtcggtgttaggtcctcggatcgtgcgcacatctaaaacactggaggcatgccgtccgtctatcacaacgtgatcgatctgattgcgagtattttgaTCAGGAGGCagtcatgtagcttgatgtatctttttatgcatgaacctcgtgctggatatgaccatgtttcgagcaccggcaaagtcaatcagcctcagtccgttaggagaagtttcattgtgtaggctgaactttccgactgttatgccaaaaacactttctttgcccaccctggcgttaaagtcaccaagcacgacttttatatcgtgacgggggcagcgctcgtatgtgcgttctaattgttcataaaatgtttctttcacctcatcgtctttctcctctgtcggcgcatgggcgcagatgaatgatatattaaaaaattttgcttttattcggatagcggcgagacgttcgtccacaggtgtgaacgccagaacttggcgacaaagtctctctcccaccacgaatccgacgccgaaactgcgcttattcgtatggccactccaatatatgtcacaatttttgatcttctttcttccttgcttcgtccaacgcatttctcggatggcggtgatgtcaaattttgctttgacgaagacatcaaccagccgggcatctgcaccaatcccattcagggagcggacgttccaggtgcatgccctcaattcattatccttcaaacgtttgccatggtcgtcatcaatagaaagtgtatttatccgaggcttgttgttatatttcattggagtatggttttacgtggcggctcccaagcccagcgcacaacccgctcagcgggggtgaaaatattacttggcacgtttatatagcgagccgcttgctccaagacagacgcccgctttcATTCCATTTGGTGCTTAAATTTAACAAGAAAACCTGGCATTACTTCCGTACATCTTTTCGGTAATCGACTTTGTATATACAAAGCACGAAATATATCCTCTACACTCCCACCAGTTCATATACCAATCTTTGAACTAAAATATTCAAACACACTCTTTGTCAATGGTTTTTACATCGTCCCTATTTGTCCATTATCCCACATTGTCGCCAAATCCTAAGCTATAAGGacaatttataacatttttcgtCTGGTAATCAGTTGCAGTTGCTGCTGGATAGTTATTGGGACTTCAAAAAATCATGTAGGGtttctcttcttcttcttgtagcgattaGGTGGCTGCCCGAAGATGTTTGGAAGTTTTATCAATACTGATCCGTTATGTTCCCGAAAaaacactattaaggtactagcccggccatcGCGAAAAGGATTTGATATGACCCGTTGAACCATCAGGTCATGCAACGTCTCCTTCCGTGAGGAACGATACCAAGCTCCACAGACCCACGCCTGCTAATAAACAGGATGCGTCAGAGATGGATGAGGTTGGAAATTGGGTTGGAGGATCTATAAATTATTCTTTTACAGGCTTGTGTACTACCGTTCCTTCACTCACGCTTATATTTAGCATTTGCAATTCGTCCACACTATCTACGAAAAGGGTATAAGAGTGCTGGACAACTGTCTTTCCGTCTGCCAATTATTATGTCCGTCTGTATTTTGGCAGTTTTTTCATTCGTCCCTCTCCCTTCATCCATCCATACTTTGAGAATGCAATAAGGCTTGCGGGTTTTATTATTTAAGCCTTTCATCTacacaacatatatttttttcaatttctttttcttACAGTTCGGCATTTATTGTGACGACGAATGGAAGCTGACCTTGACAGGTACAATAAATAATGTgggacaattttttggaatacCATTAGGTGGATTAATATCGGATAAGTGAGTGGATCACTTTTCCGCCTAGTTTCAGCAAAATTAACGGGTTTCTATTCTTCGTTCATCGCAGGTATGGTCGGCGCAATGCTCTCGCGCTCGGTGGTCTACTAAGCGCAATTTTCGGTATAATACGTTCTTTCACAACATCGTATATGCCTTTTTTGCTCTTCGAGTTTTTGGACAGTCTCGCCAATAGCTCAATTTACTCAGTTTGTTTCATAATTGGCATTGAGTTAGTGGGGCCGAGTAAGCGTGTATTTGCTTGTAGTGTTATTACAGTTATCTATGCCCTTGGCGAAATGCTTTTAGCACTCGTAGCCATGTACTTCTCTAATTGGCGTATTCTATTGCGTATTTTCTATATACCCGCTCTGGCTATCGGCTCTTACTTTTGGCTACTACCGGAGAGCATACGTTGGTTATTCAGTCAGGAAGAGCGTGAAACAGAAGCTGTGGATATTTTAAAGCGCGCTGCTCGCACAAATCAACGGCGTCTCTCCGATCTAACATTGGATAAATTAGTTTTAGCGAATCGTGCAAAACTGGGCGCCGCCAATCAAATTGGTGGACGTTCTCCGATTCGTGAAGCATTCGGGAAGCTATTTTTCCGTATTGTGAATTGTTCAGTGTGTTGGGTTGTAACTGCTCTGGTATACTATGGTCTAAGCCTGAATTCGGTGCTTTTGGATGGTAACAAGTACTACAACTTCATGTTGATAGCGTTTGTTGAGATTCCCGCATGCTTTATACCTTGTTTAACAATGGATCGTTTTGGTAGACGGTATTCGTTTAGCGCGTATATGTTGATCAGTGGCATTTGTTGTTTTTGCACAGTTCTTGTTGGTGCAGGTATGGAAGATTCGGATTTTAAGTTGTGTTGTTTTTaatgcttatattttttttactttcagaTCATCACTATTTGCGTTTATGCTTAAATTTGGTGGGCAAATTATCGATTACCTCAGCTTTTCAAGTTTTATACTTTTTCACTTCGGAAATATTTCCAACAAATCTGCGCAATAGTTTAATGTCATTTTGTTCGATGGTTGGACGTTTTGGCTCGATGATAGCACCACAAACACCACTATTGGTAAGACTTCTCACTTTTCGGTAGAATACTAATCGTAAACGAACAAAGTACGGTAGGcttatgatgggtattctgaccttctagcgtcacatgttTTAAAATTAGACCTTGTCAGTTATAGCAGATGAAGGAAGTGCGGATTTCAGGAGGAACCATCGAACACGTACAGTGCTCGTCTCCTGCGCTAAGACTCCAGACACATATGAGGGGTGACACAGCTATAAGATCTAGCAGCAGCAAGTAGACAGGTCCCAGAAAACTTCTGTTATTTGACAAGAGGgccgagttattttataacaaaggtcctgATTTTTAATAgggattttcagtttggtcgcggagaaaacttctggtaacactatgggctCATTCAATTTATGTCAGGTCTCCCAAAGG
The Eurosta solidaginis isolate ZX-2024a chromosome 5, ASM4086904v1, whole genome shotgun sequence DNA segment above includes these coding regions:
- the LOC137252017 gene encoding solute carrier family 22 member 4-like isoform X1 yields the protein MQLSTKDMRNPESPELPPPAPRNQEEPTLDVILIRLGEFGRFQLTVFFLTCLPMLMNAVSSVTFVFTAGNVAHRCNISECDGPDSAYDDAWTKFAIPMKNHDPDQCQRYVPRSISNWTKPREGEQYCTADSFDSKVLQNCPSNNFVFRDEELTISNDFGIYCDDEWKLTLTGTINNVGQFFGIPLGGLISDKYGRRNALALGGLLSAIFGIIRSFTTSYMPFLLFEFLDSLANSSIYSVCFIIGIELVGPSKRVFACSVITVIYALGEMLLALVAMYFSNWRILLRIFYIPALAIGSYFWLLPESIRWLFSQEERETEAVDILKRAARTNQRRLSDLTLDKLVLANRAKLGAANQIGGRSPIREAFGKLFFRIVNCSVCWVVTALVYYGLSLNSVLLDGNKYYNFMLIAFVEIPACFIPCLTMDRFGRRYSFSAYMLISGICCFCTVLVGADHHYLRLCLNLVGKLSITSAFQVLYFFTSEIFPTNLRNSLMSFCSMVGRFGSMIAPQTPLLAKYYKNAPALLFACCALVSGCLSLLFPETSNTILPTTVHEANKIGSKKTSKDPNSSTMNLDNENTYI
- the LOC137252017 gene encoding solute carrier family 22 member 4-like isoform X2 codes for the protein MKNHDPDQCQRYVPRSISNWTKPREGEQYCTADSFDSKVLQNCPSNNFVFRDEELTISNDFGIYCDDEWKLTLTGTINNVGQFFGIPLGGLISDKYGRRNALALGGLLSAIFGIIRSFTTSYMPFLLFEFLDSLANSSIYSVCFIIGIELVGPSKRVFACSVITVIYALGEMLLALVAMYFSNWRILLRIFYIPALAIGSYFWLLPESIRWLFSQEERETEAVDILKRAARTNQRRLSDLTLDKLVLANRAKLGAANQIGGRSPIREAFGKLFFRIVNCSVCWVVTALVYYGLSLNSVLLDGNKYYNFMLIAFVEIPACFIPCLTMDRFGRRYSFSAYMLISGICCFCTVLVGADHHYLRLCLNLVGKLSITSAFQVLYFFTSEIFPTNLRNSLMSFCSMVGRFGSMIAPQTPLLAKYYKNAPALLFACCALVSGCLSLLFPETSNTILPTTVHEANKIGSKKTSKDPNSSTMNLDNENTYI